The proteins below come from a single Malus sylvestris chromosome 3, drMalSylv7.2, whole genome shotgun sequence genomic window:
- the LOC126616162 gene encoding pyruvate decarboxylase 2-like encodes MATSIGSLDSLKPANNCVGCPPQNSATTIYDSSHPPSAIASADSTLGRHLARRLVEIGVGDVFSVPGDFNLTLLDHLIAEPGLTNIGCCNELNAGYAADGYARARGVGACVVTFTVGGLSVLNAIAGAYSENLPVICVVGGPNTNDYGTNRILHHTIGLPDFSQELRCFQTVTCYQAVVNNLDDAHEQIDTAISTALKESRPVYISISCNLPAIPHPTFSREPIKFCISPRMTNKMGLEAAVEAAAAFLNKAVKPVVVGGPKLRAAKAHEAFVEFADASGYAVSVMPSAKGDFPETHPRYIGIYWGAVGTAYCGEIVESADAYVFAGPTFNDYSSVGYSLLLKKEKAIIVKPDSVVVGNGPSFGCVLMKDFLQALAKRVTKNTSAYENYARIFVPNGQPPKCQPNEPLRVNILFQHIQKMLSADTAVIAETGDSWFNCLKLKLPEGCGYEFQMQYGSIGWSVGATLGYAQSVPKKRVIACIGDGSFQVTAQDVSTMIRCDQKSIIFLINNGGYTIEVEIHDGPYNVIKNWNYTGLVDAIHNGEGKCWTTKVRTEEELTEAIATATGEKKDCLCFIEVIVHKDDTSKELLEWGSRVSSANSRLPNPQ; translated from the exons ATGGCCACCAGCATTGGCTCCCTAGACTCGTTAAAACCTGCCAACAACTGCGTCGGTTGCCCTCCCCAAAACAGTGCTACCACCATCTACGACTCCTCCCACCCTCCCTCCGCCATCGCCTCTGCTGACTCCACTCTCGGCCGCCACTTAGCACGCCGCCTGGTGGAGATCGGGGTGGGGGACGTGTTCTCTGTCCCCGGGGATTTTAACCTAACCCTACTAGACCATCTCATTGCTGAACCGGGGCTCACCAACATCGGCTGCTGCAATGAGCTCAATGCCGGGTACGCCGCTGATGGGTACGCCCGGGCCCGTGGCGTGGGGGCGTGCGTTGTCACGTTTACCGTGGGTGGGCTTAGTGTTCTCAATGCCATTGCTGGAGCTTACAGTGAGAACCTTCCTGTTATTTGTGTTGTTGGAGGGCCTAACACAAATGATTATGGCACCAACAGAATTCTTCACCACACCATTGGCTTGCCGGATTTCAGCCAAGAACTCAGATGCTTCCAGACTGTCACTTGCTATCAA GCTGTGGTGAACAACTTGGACGATGCACATGAACAGATTGACACAGCCATTTCTACTGCTCTCAAAGAAAGCAGGCCTGTATACATTAGCATCAGCTGCAACTTGCCTGCCATTCCACATCCAACTTTTAGCAGAGAGCCAATTAAATTTTGCATCTCACCTAg AATGACCAACAAGATGGGGCTAGAAGCCGCTGTGGAGGCGGCAGCTGCCTTCTTGAACAAGGCAGTGAAGCCAGTTGTGGTTGGAGGACCCAAGCTCCGAGCGGCAAAGGCTCATGAAGCCTTTGTTGAATTTGCAGATGCCAGTGGCTATGCTGTTTCTGTGATGCCATCAGCCAAAGGGGATTTCCCCGAAACACATCCTCGCTACATCGGGATATACTGGGGAGCAGTCGGCACCGCCTACTGCGGTGAGATTGTGGAGTCTGCTGATGCATACGTGTTCGCCGGTCCAACCTTCAATGACTACAGCTCGGTTGGCTACTCTCTCCTTCTCAAAAAGGAGAAGGCAATCATTGTGAAGCCCGATAGCGTGGTGGTTGGCAATGGCCCTTCTTTTGGGTGTGTCCTAATGAAGGACTTTCTTCAGGCACTTGCGAAGAGGGTCACCAAAAACACAAGCGCTTACGAAAACTACGCTAGAATCTTCGTCCCAAATGGCCAGCCTCCCAAATGTCAGCCTAATGAGCCTCTGAGAGTGAACATTCTGTTCCAGCACATTCAGAAAATGCTTTCAGCTGACACCGCGGTTATTGCTGAGACCGGTGATTCTTGGTTCAACTGCCTGAAACTGAAACTGCCGGAAGGATGTGG GTATGAGTTCCAGATGCAGTATGGCTCAATCGGGTGGTCTGTTGGTGCAACTCTTGGCTATGCACAGTCTGTTCCAAAGAAGCGCGTCATTGCTTGCATCGGTGATGGGAGCTTCCAG GTGACTGCACAAGATGTGTCAACGATGATCCGATGCGATCAAAAGAGCATCATCTTCCTCATAAACAATGGAGGATACACCATAGAAGTTGAAATCCATGATGGGCCTTACAATGTGATCAAGAACTGGAACTACACCGGTTTGGTGGATGCAATCCATAACGGCGAAGGAAAATGCTGGACAACAAAG GTTCGTACCGAGGAGGAGCTAACGGAAGCGATTGCAACAGCAACTGGGGAGAAGAAAGACTGCTTGTGCTTCATTGAAGTGATTGTTCACAAGGATGACACAAGCAAAGAGCTGCTTGAATGGGGATCAAGGGTCTCTTCTGCCAATAGCCGCCTGCCAAATCCTCAATAA
- the LOC126614752 gene encoding ran-binding protein 1 homolog b-like, with amino-acid sequence MSSAADPEHREDEEAPLAGDDEDTGAQVAPIVRLEEVAVTTGEEEEDAILDLKAKLYRFDKDGNQWKERGAGTVKFLKHKKTGKVRLVMRQSKTLKICANHLVLPKMTVQEHAGNEKSCVWHATDFADGELKEELFCIRFASIENNKLFMEKFQEVAESQSPEEESKEATEAAGLLDKLSVGEKSEAEAPAATKSDTLKEAEAPAEEKAEETAPDVKGKKKDD; translated from the exons ATGTCGAGTGCCGCCGATCCCGAGCACAGAGAAGACGAGGAGGCCCCACTCGCCGGCGACGACGAGGACACCGGAGCTCAGGTCGCTCCGATTGTCCGGCTCGAGGAGGTCGCCGTTACCACCGGCGAAGAAGAGGAAGACGCCATCCTCGATCT GAAGGCGAAGCTTTACCGATTTGATAAAGACGGTAACCAGTGGAAAGAGCGAGGTGCTGGCACTGTCAAGTTTCTCAAGCACAAAAAGACGGGCAAGGTCCGCCTTGTCATGCGCCAGTCCAAAACCCTAAAGATCTGCGCCAATCATCTCG TTCTACCGAAGATGACAGTCCAGGAGCACGCCGGGAATGAGAAGTCTTGTGTTTGGCACGCAACTGATTTTGCCGATGGGGAATTGAAGGAGGAGCTTTTCTGCATTAGATTCGCTTCCATTGAAA ATAACAAATTGTTCATGGAGAAGTTTCAAGAAGTTGCTGAATCCCAGAGCCCAGAAGAAGAAAGCAAGGAAGCTACTGAAGCTGCTGGGCTTCTCGATAAATTGAGTGTTGGGGAGAAGTCTGAGGCAGAGGCACCTGCTGCAACCAAGAGTGATACACTAAAAGAAGCAGAAGCACCTGCTGAGGAGAAAGCAGAAGAAACGGCACCTGATGTcaaggggaagaagaaagatgattAA